The sequence TAAATGAGGAAAAACAAACTATTTTTCTTAGTATTCGTGATAGGACcaaagactgtaaaaaataggatAGGACACGTAGGCTAGAGTCATGGGGTTTTAATATTCTAAATAAAATATATGACATCTTAGTTAATAGACCACCTCTCAACATGCAGATCTATGCAAGGCTACACTTATTCATTCtaataatgaaaatattatGAAACGCTGTTATGACTGTGCTTAATTGTTTTCATATGGAGGCAGGAATGCAGGCTATTATTCTTACGTCATCGGCTTGTTTATTTTCGGACTTTTGTGTCCAATGGGATGGTGTGCGTGGGGCCATGGACAGTGCTTTTTTTGTGCATTCCATTTCAGTGGCTGCACTTAAATGTCTGACCTAAAAACATATGACGGGGTAAGGAGAAGAAACAGAATTTGTCCAGACTTACTCACAGAAACACTGTGTATCTACATCATAATAAGATGCAACACGAATAGAGGTCAGTGTGTGACTCAATACATGTGAATTTAGCCTAGATAAAATGTCTACATTTAGAAATTGACACTGTAATATGAGTCAACATAGCAGCAAGTGTGGTACCTCTGCACAACAACCTCAAGTGAAGTTACCTTATGATCTGTTGTAGTTTGCGCAGTCATGTGAATAAACTGACAGCACTGATCTATATTTGTCTTGGTCTGACTATATTTGACATTTGAAAGGGTGTGTTTGGATAGCCAGACTATTTGTGCattccacagagagagagagacagaaatagcCACAGGCATAGTCTCAGACACAGACGATGAGAAATGACAACCCAGCACTGTTATGCACAAGGAGCCTGTAATATCCCACCGGTCTCCACAAGAGGCGCAAACTGAACGAGTACCAGTCGCCTGCTCATTCAGCCCTTGTGTGGTCAGTGATAGTGCGACAAAGCCACTGTTGGCTGCCCAGCACAATGTGCAGCCGGGGGTCAGGCATGGTGGATTAGCATGAGAATGGTGCACTAGGGCCTCGGTGGTATAAAAGCAAGGGAACGAACAATGTTTCGTCTTTGTTATTGGTGCTCCATGTCCTCACCTGCCGGGTGTGCGGTACCCACAAGCCCTGCTGATTGTGTGGCTGTtgacgcctctctctctccctcctcctcctccctctccttttccttGGATTCCTTCTCCAccccctcatcttcctcctccacctctgttACCCTTTCaccctgtccctctctatccttctcttccttgtccttctcctcctccctctagaGGCCTCCGGTGAGATGGATAACCATACCTTCCTGTACTTTGCTTACGGGAGCAACTTGCTTAAGGAGAGGCTACAACTTAAGAACCCCTCTGCCACAGTCCACTGCATTGCCAGACTTAAGGTGAGGTCCAAGTGTCTCAGCGCATAATTTTTTCACTCGAGAGATGGCTTGGATTTTCTTCTGAGACAAAATAGCCTCTCCTCCAACTCCCTCAACATTTTCCCCAAGTCTTCCTTTCCCTATGGAATCTGGTAGTGACTATGCAAGTgcagtgatgatgtcttttacATTATGATtatcttctcttcttcctccaggACTATAAATTGGTCTTCGGCAACTACAAGGGTCTGGCCAGTGACCGCTGGCATGGGGGTGTGGCTACGATAGAGCACAGCCCGGGGGATGAGGTGTGGGGGGTGGTATGGAGGATGAACATGTCCGACCTTGAGTCCTTAGACAGGTAGGATTTCTCAGTCTGCTcacaaatgcacacccaaaCACTTAGCAGCTTATAATTATTTTCAAGGGGAAATGTAGATTTTCTCAAATTAACTTGTAATTGGCATGTTGCATCTTAATGAATTGCATgttttatgacacatttatgtTGCATTGCTAACTCTCTGGAGCTTCCATTGGGACTTTGTGATGTAAGGTGGGCTTtgatgtttattttcattaggcttttgattaatttgacattgtttattattgatattctccttaatgtagtcttaccatgttattgttgttatatgattgaatggacattatttttttatttatttattattgctattttcccTCATttccattgtttatttcattaggctattgattgaattgacattgttgttcaTTACTGCTATTCTCTTtattatagtctgaccaacagcttaatttgttccctgttaaatttaagtattatattgttttgtatttgtatgtcgccttggacaaaagcgtaaccataaccataaccatgatGTATCTCTGGGTCTCTGGTCAGGCAGGAGAATGTGAAACTTGGAGCCTACAGCCCAGTGGAAGTGTCTGTGTCGACCCGTGGTCAGGAGCTCAACTGCCGAACGTACATCATGAACAGCTGTGTGTacgctcctccctctcctcaatACCTGAAGGTAGCAATCGCTTCGCTGTCCATTCATCCATTTCACTGTCACTTCCCTCTCTCCGGCCACCATGGTCATCTCTCAACTCCATGTCATGCCAAGAACCGATAGGGTGGTCATATGTGATCTGTTAGGAGAACTAAGCAAATAATTGATGGTAGAGTTCTGAGACGCAAAACACGATTGTCTTTCCTCAGTAATGTGACGTCAATTCTTTAAGCTGAACGTCAATAGACTAGGCCCGTATTAACACTGCTGGAATAGGACAATgtttctgtattttttttttttgttttgtttctggtgTTTGCCCCTATTCCCTCTCCACTATTGTGAAAGATGGACAATAGGGCACACATGGCAACTGGGACATTagcagtgtggggggggggggggggggggggtcattcaGCCAAGCCCCACTCCAAACATTACACCCACAGCATGCTGAAGCCTCTGGAATTTGCATCTCGCTATCATATTTGGATTTAAGCAGCATGTCAGAAGCCTTTGTTGGTGACACTTTAAATTGCCAGCCGGACTGGTAAATGCATGCCAATCCATCTTTCAGATTGACAAATTAAATAACGGGAAAAGGTCAAAAATATGACCTTTCTGGAAATTTCTTTTCCCCTTCCTCGTCACTGGTTTATAAAAGTGCCAAATAATCATGGCAGAAAGTGTGACAGGCCCGGCTTTGTGTGGCCAGCTTTGTGCTCTATCGTGTGCATGCGAGACTCATATGGTGGACGGTGACatattgttctctctctgtgccagaggtctgtgtatgtgcagtaTGTGCCTGAGTGAAATGCATATTCATGGGCATGTGGTCGTCACTCTCTGCTTTGTTTCCATGTagcatgtttgtctgtgtgtcacaTTAAGTGGTCATGTCTCAAACTGTATGTGAAGGCAGAGGCAAATCAAAGTGATGATCACTATGtttttacacatacagtaggggagagccgggacagttgaaacattttttaattaaacgtaatttacaaagcgatcgtaccacactgaaagctaatatttagtcactagtaacctacatctgtcctctgtcaaatacagatgcatcagctttgaacaaaaccgttcaggaattattacagaaaagtgggacgtgcgtaatgtttcattcgtcgtccctcctggtcgggacagttgaaacaacataaggggacgaaggaaacatacagtttaagccATATAAACGTCCAACAACTTCGACATTTtactacatatcatgaatggtactcccaaaaggttttattttagacagattgttgcagggctatacgtctttgtgcatgtctgttaacaactcattgccatcatcgtgaagcgtgtatgaagcggtttttgaaatatcatgccctgtggatgattctgccatgtttatagctagaacggtaagctttcccattatatcatgtttatattgttgaaaatgtcgtttcactaggtttttaAGTGGGttaggccactgcacatccaaataagtaggcttaacgccggccgtcagtctccataggataacatgagAAAACTGGACCCCCTGCCTGGtgggcccaaatgtattttcatcttcctaaaactgtttttccatatctcacctccataaatgattgtttaaacacagatatttgtgcatttaattaaaatacatggagttacagcctggtcgggacgattgaaacgcgtgtttcaatcgtcccgacacgTTAGattatgggcagccgtggcctactggttagcactctggacttgtaaccggagggttgccggttcgagccctgaccagtgggccacggctgaagtgcccttgagcaaggcacctaacccctcgctgctccccgagtgccgctgttgatgcaggcagctccctgcgccgggattagtgtgtgcttcacctcactgtgtgtacactgtgtgctgtgtgtgtttcactaattcacggattgggttaaatgcagagatcaaaagagtatatatcctatcctatcctatccaACATATGTCACTAtagcttgttttgctttccatgtaaacaagcatgcgatatgaaattctgggattgtggagaacactaaatggtctactgaataagcattaagtCAAACGTttacatgaaaaacactcattgaTAATCGTAGAGAAAATGTAATGTATTGTAGATAATTCGTAGAAAAAAtgtaaccgctaatgaagtttacttttgtgCATCAAAACTCGTTTATCGCCAGTAACTGCGTGATaaaatgacatagcaggaagatatttggctgatagaaggaggttaacatgctctatgttttgaccgaaGGACGTCGGTCTATCATCAttacactcggagaaaactggattgtttcattcgtcccgtgtttcaatcgtcccggctctcccctacacTAAATAAATGTCCCAAATACGTGTGCCCATAGGCGATTTTTGTTGAACTTGAGAAGCACAATTATGTTCCAACTCCTacagaaaaaaatacttttaaaCTGTAGTGGTGtcaatatatgtttatatgttttttCCCTCTGTCCTTGTAGGTGATTGTCATGGGTGCAGAGCAAAATGGTTTGCCAAAGGACTACCAGGAGAAACTCCGATCCATCGAGACCAACAAATTTGAAGGGCCACTTCCGGTGATGTTAGAGGTCGAACGTGCCATTAAGAGATCAAAGGAGAGAGCAAACCACCGGTCAGATGCATAGTTCTGATTATGGACTGCACCTCCGATGAAGGATGTTTCCCTGTCTACCGGTATCCACAGAGAGTTACTTAAGCCTTTAGTCAGCATTTAGGAAAAGGCAACAGGgctctcgtttttttttttctggtgaaGCACAGAAAGAATGCTTGACCACTTTTAAGTAATTCTTCACATAAAATGTATAGTTCCTCAAAAAATACCAAAGGCCTTTACAAGGCATGGATACTGAAAGGTTCTTGCACAGAGCCTTAATTCTTTGTATATTTAAACTGGGTTTAAagggagattttttttattattatttgaaaaGGGTAAAACAGATGTTCCATCCACAGAACCTTTGTCTTGGTCACAATAGCCTGGTAAGGAATGCAAATGCTAATCCAACCTTTGTATACTGTAGTAGTAAAGTAAAGAAATAAAGTATCATAAGATGTTCCGTGTCAGTATGTTTAGTGTCTATTGTTGCCTATCACCTTTACATCTTCAGAGGATTCTGATAGACCGCATAGatcctgactctctctctctctcttccccttgttctttctctctctgtctctctctctctcatttccccttgttctctcttgctgtctcaaCAGTGATTTTGACATTCTACACTCCACTCTCATCAGGTCATCATGTAGAGATATCCATTGCTCTCCCAGAAAAGACTCAGTGAAAGAATGAGATTCAAAGATTTAATTCACAAATAATTTAACAAAGTACTAAAAGAATTGAAAGTCTTGAAAGGCGTAAGCTCTGACATCGGTCCAGGTCTTGGAGCATCTAGACCCCACAGATCCTGCATCATAGCTGGCAGGGGCAGAGTCTACCCCCTGGGCAGATATACAAGGATCaaaatggtggtggtggggatgaAAGAGGAGCATCAAATGACCACACAGGCAGCAGAGCAGGCATGTTAGGCAAGATATTATAGACTGGTGATTGGTCAGGACTTGGGTGTAATGAATGAGTGACGTAGCATTAAAATCTCCTGGTAGAACTTGCACTGAAGCTTCCATTTTCTATTAAAATAACATTGCTGCAGTTGAATTAGAGTAGTCCACATCAATGTTTCATGTCAACCAGCATACAAATGTTATTACTTGAAATACCAGGATCCTTACTTTTATAGCAAAATTAATTCATAGCAATGTATTAATATTGTATGGCTTGCATAGTGTTTCTCTGGTGCTAAGAAAACTGCTTGCACAAATAGACGCTGTTTTGTCTTTGTTGCCCCCTACAGCTGGAAAGCTTGCACCACATGCTTGAAGTGGAATTTTCCCTGACATCAGTGGGCTATGGCCAATATAAACAGAATGGTTTGTAGTTTCATCCAAATAGTTCACACAACCTTTGTAAACACCGTTGACAGCTCAAATGATATGTTTTGTAATACTGATAAACCAATTAGATACTAGATAAGTCAATTTAAATCAaatttgtgtaaaaaaacagtCATATTATATACAATATTGTGAATTGAAGATATCTCCCTTTATTTTAGTAGGTTTTATAATTTAAGTGGTTAACTTAAGGCtgttttatgcttctgcgtgACTAGGCCTTTGCCACCACGCCGGTGTGAACCTTT is a genomic window of Alosa sapidissima isolate fAloSap1 chromosome 10, fAloSap1.pri, whole genome shotgun sequence containing:
- the ggctb gene encoding gamma-glutamylcyclotransferase b, giving the protein MFAGKSCNSLAMMLALGLLCEPILEASGEMDNHTFLYFAYGSNLLKERLQLKNPSATVHCIARLKDYKLVFGNYKGLASDRWHGGVATIEHSPGDEVWGVVWRMNMSDLESLDRQENVKLGAYSPVEVSVSTRGQELNCRTYIMNSCVYAPPSPQYLKVIVMGAEQNGLPKDYQEKLRSIETNKFEGPLPVMLEVERAIKRSKERANHRSDA